A window of the Candidatus Angelobacter sp. genome harbors these coding sequences:
- the lpxB gene encoding lipid-A-disaccharide synthase → MAGRTFMLIAGEASGDLLAAELVNALKQSPELRAMPFPPEFFGAGGPKMAEAGVEQAVDLTRHSVIGLFDALKKYPVFRRIFDQLLQLALEREPDVIICVDFSGFNRRFAHAVKKHIRTRRGAFNNWDPRIVQYVSPQVWASRPGRAHQLARDCDLLLSIFPFEKEWYAAREPKVRVEFVGHPVIDRFQKSRVEDRKPEISATSPLVLLLPGSRTAEVRRHLPVLLDAAERIRSAKPEARFKIVWPNEELKRIGDRTCSSPVHLEIQVGGLERALTEATLAVAKSGTVVLECALFGVPAVVFYKASWPSYSLARMLVSINHLAMPNLLAGEEVFPEFIQHTATAANIADAALEILSHPLRQMTIRAKVALVNKALGEPGASGRAAGAVLSLLKKTVRPLHAASAG, encoded by the coding sequence ATGGCAGGTAGAACGTTCATGCTCATCGCCGGTGAGGCCAGCGGGGATTTACTGGCCGCGGAACTGGTCAACGCCCTGAAACAGTCCCCGGAGCTTCGGGCAATGCCGTTTCCGCCGGAGTTTTTCGGCGCGGGCGGCCCGAAGATGGCCGAAGCAGGCGTGGAACAGGCGGTGGACCTCACGCGGCATTCCGTCATCGGATTGTTCGATGCGCTCAAGAAATATCCTGTGTTCAGGCGCATCTTTGACCAGCTCCTTCAACTCGCGCTTGAACGCGAGCCGGACGTGATCATTTGCGTTGATTTCTCGGGGTTCAACCGCCGCTTTGCGCATGCCGTTAAAAAGCATATCCGCACCCGACGCGGTGCGTTCAACAACTGGGATCCGAGAATCGTCCAGTACGTGTCGCCACAGGTCTGGGCTTCGCGCCCCGGCCGCGCCCATCAACTCGCCCGCGACTGCGACCTGTTGCTCAGCATTTTTCCATTCGAGAAGGAATGGTACGCGGCGCGCGAGCCAAAGGTGCGCGTGGAATTTGTCGGGCATCCGGTGATTGACAGATTTCAAAAGTCGCGAGTCGAAGACCGTAAGCCGGAGATTTCGGCAACTTCGCCATTGGTACTGCTTCTGCCTGGCAGTCGCACTGCCGAGGTGCGACGTCATTTGCCGGTGCTGCTGGACGCGGCTGAACGAATCCGGAGCGCGAAACCGGAAGCCCGTTTCAAAATCGTCTGGCCGAACGAAGAGCTGAAGCGAATCGGAGACCGGACCTGTTCCAGTCCGGTTCATCTGGAAATTCAAGTCGGCGGGCTGGAACGGGCGTTGACGGAGGCCACGCTGGCTGTTGCGAAATCGGGCACGGTCGTTCTGGAGTGCGCCCTGTTCGGCGTTCCCGCCGTGGTTTTCTACAAGGCCTCCTGGCCGAGTTACTCCCTTGCGCGAATGCTTGTCAGCATAAACCATCTCGCCATGCCAAACCTGCTGGCGGGCGAGGAGGTTTTTCCCGAATTCATCCAGCACACGGCGACGGCCGCCAACATCGCCGATGCCGCCCTCGAGATATTAAGCCATCCGCTGCGGCAAATGACCATAAGGGCAAAGGTGGCCCTGGTGAACAAAGCCCTGGGCGAACCCGGCGCCAGCGGGCGGGCGGCCGGAGCGGTGTTGAGCCTTTTGAAAAAAACAGTCCGTCCACTTCACGCCGCTTCTGCCGGTTGA